From one Catenuloplanes nepalensis genomic stretch:
- a CDS encoding non-ribosomal peptide synthetase, translating into MSDLTTTIPVLPDDGEPVMSYAQERLWFMDAYAPGSTAYTIPEVWRLHGAVDPEALRAALDRVAARHEPLRTRFPATVDGRPVVHIDADGTIPLDVVDGGDVPTLLDDFLAVPFDLATGPVARALLISVSPAEHVFALAIHHIAADGWATELLLGEVLADLAGEPLPELPVRYRDFAAWQRALPGAEEDVAYWREQLAGVAPLELPTDRPRPPVPSHAGAAHDFSVPPEVMDALFRIGRKQRATPYMVLLAAWAVLLGRRARQDDVTIGSPTAGRPLPELDDLVGCFINMVPMRVDASGDPTFAELLQRVRVTAGNAFAHQELPFERLVTELNVPREVSRSPLFQVVFAMQSYEAAEHDRPGLTVTTDVDISYRVTRFDLELHTAGDGDFLMVYNTALFTADSIARLAAHFRMLLAGIAAGPHAPISRYELLTDPERAERVRWNDTGADLGPDECLHAPVAARAAATPGRPAVMHPGGTLSHAEVDRRADHLAARLAGAGVCRGDLVAVVMARGWEQVVAVLAINKAGGAYLPVDADLPDRRRHELIARGGCTVAVTQPARHARLTWPDGLTVLDVTDSPGDPATAGTDSSGDPASAPSADPGDLAYVIFTSGSTGTPKGVMITHRAALNTVRDITARFRVGPDDRVFALSALSFDLSVYDVYGTLAAGATLVMGRPEEDKDPAAWARIVTGRRITVWNSVPALMELLVEHAEREGTDLTSLRLVMMSGDWIPPSLPGRIRALAPDAEIISLGGATEGSIWSIFHPIGEVDPAWPSIPYGRPLANQQFHILDRGMCDVPVGVPGDLYIGGDGVAAGYWRDPERTAAAFVTHPRTGTALYRTGDLGRYHSDGVIEFLGRADAQVKIRGYRIELGEIEAHLIRHPGVDECVVTTHGTGTAAQLVAYVAGAAAGAALRSHLTAALPAYMVPTVFVPLDRLPLTANGKVDRGRLPAPSAPAAGADRAAPETDSERLIHAVWAGALDRDDIGIDDDFFSAGGHSLMAIKVVERMRRAAGDDSAFAVMDLFTHPTIRRLAARLDSATTAPDGLLHRLTTERSTTLSYIAVPFGGGTAMAYKPLADALPDTHALWSVALPRTGEPLEEIAARCVREIQDRVTGPIALYGHCGVGSALIVEIARLLEAAGRIPEAVYLGAIFPFARPGGALDRFVNPDTARSDRSYADGLTGIGLETSDLDPEQARRIVHDTRRDTEAAEDYYTRLFAGPAGRLRAPVISVAGELDSASDFHGERFREWHHLADTTAVVLLDEAGHYFQKHRAAELAEIVTTVHPAVAAGTPAGGDAWRLRDVSHGDAPDGPSWRGFLAVTAAQLVSLGGTATAMVALSIWVLLAGGSPVEFALSAVAGVIPGLLVAPWAGRMIDGADRRAVLLAAGAGAGGTALLLALTENPQTWHAYPALALLSVALTFQRLAHDSAVPQLVPKRYLGHATGTVRLAMTTGRLIVPVAAVALLALAGLPAVLAVAVLGSAVAVVVTLLTRFPKTMPGSTTITIGLGYVWGDARLRRMLIFLVALHLLLSPLFLLIPPLVVATGGLTGAAWVLLGAAAGGVLGGLVIRFWGGPARHRMRALVLCTLPPAAFALLIGLHPSLATIGLGAFGTVLALTVLDGIRAAVVEVKVPEHVHGPVSALHAIITWPAYPLVFGLLAAAALPLLGPGREIGTPYLLLGPAIALLAAVALAVRLPGLVDDSPDATPADLVGLRALGRTSPHTGTADHG; encoded by the coding sequence ATGAGCGACCTGACCACCACGATCCCGGTCCTGCCCGACGACGGCGAACCCGTGATGTCGTACGCCCAGGAACGCCTCTGGTTCATGGACGCGTACGCGCCGGGTTCGACCGCGTACACGATCCCGGAGGTGTGGCGGCTGCACGGCGCGGTCGACCCGGAGGCGCTGCGGGCGGCGCTGGACCGGGTCGCGGCCCGGCACGAACCGCTGCGGACCCGCTTCCCCGCGACCGTGGACGGCCGGCCGGTCGTGCACATCGACGCCGACGGCACGATCCCGCTCGACGTCGTGGACGGCGGCGACGTACCCACGCTGCTCGATGATTTTCTGGCCGTCCCGTTCGACCTGGCGACCGGCCCGGTGGCGCGCGCGCTGCTGATCTCGGTGTCGCCGGCCGAGCACGTGTTCGCGCTGGCGATCCACCACATCGCGGCCGACGGGTGGGCCACCGAGCTGCTGCTCGGCGAGGTGCTCGCCGATCTGGCCGGGGAGCCGCTGCCGGAGCTGCCGGTGCGCTACCGCGACTTCGCCGCCTGGCAGCGCGCCCTGCCCGGCGCCGAGGAGGACGTGGCGTACTGGCGGGAGCAGCTGGCCGGGGTGGCGCCGCTGGAGCTGCCGACCGACCGGCCGCGGCCGCCGGTGCCGAGTCACGCCGGGGCCGCGCACGACTTCTCGGTCCCGCCGGAGGTGATGGACGCGCTGTTCCGGATCGGGCGCAAGCAGCGGGCCACGCCGTACATGGTGCTGCTCGCGGCCTGGGCGGTGCTGCTGGGGCGGCGGGCCCGGCAGGACGACGTGACGATCGGGTCGCCGACCGCGGGCCGGCCGCTGCCGGAGCTGGACGACCTGGTCGGCTGCTTCATCAACATGGTGCCGATGCGCGTCGACGCGTCCGGCGACCCGACCTTCGCGGAGCTGTTGCAGCGGGTGCGTGTCACGGCCGGGAACGCGTTCGCCCACCAGGAGCTGCCGTTCGAGCGGCTGGTCACGGAGCTGAACGTGCCGCGGGAGGTGTCGCGGTCGCCGCTGTTCCAGGTGGTCTTCGCGATGCAGAGTTACGAGGCGGCCGAGCACGACCGCCCGGGGCTGACCGTCACCACGGACGTCGACATCTCGTACCGGGTCACGCGTTTCGATCTCGAACTGCACACCGCCGGCGACGGCGACTTCCTGATGGTCTACAACACCGCGCTGTTCACGGCGGACTCGATCGCGCGCCTGGCCGCACACTTCCGGATGCTGCTGGCGGGGATCGCGGCCGGCCCGCACGCGCCGATCTCGCGCTACGAGCTGCTCACCGATCCTGAGCGGGCCGAGCGCGTGCGGTGGAACGACACCGGCGCCGACCTCGGTCCCGACGAGTGCCTGCACGCGCCGGTCGCGGCCCGGGCCGCTGCCACGCCCGGCCGTCCCGCGGTGATGCACCCCGGGGGCACTCTCTCGCACGCGGAGGTCGACCGGCGGGCCGATCACCTCGCGGCGCGGCTGGCCGGGGCCGGGGTGTGCCGGGGCGACCTGGTGGCCGTGGTGATGGCGCGCGGCTGGGAGCAGGTCGTCGCGGTGCTGGCGATCAACAAGGCCGGCGGCGCCTACCTGCCGGTCGACGCGGACCTGCCCGATCGACGCCGGCACGAGCTGATCGCCCGGGGCGGCTGCACGGTGGCGGTCACCCAGCCGGCCCGGCACGCGCGCCTGACCTGGCCGGACGGCCTGACCGTGCTGGACGTGACCGACTCGCCGGGCGATCCGGCAACGGCGGGGACCGACTCCTCGGGCGACCCGGCGTCGGCCCCGAGCGCCGATCCCGGCGATCTCGCCTACGTGATCTTCACGTCCGGGTCGACCGGCACGCCGAAGGGCGTCATGATCACGCACCGGGCCGCGCTGAACACGGTCCGGGACATCACCGCCCGGTTCCGGGTCGGGCCGGACGACCGGGTGTTCGCGCTGTCCGCGCTCAGCTTCGACCTGTCCGTCTACGACGTCTACGGCACCCTCGCGGCCGGCGCCACGCTGGTCATGGGCCGGCCCGAGGAGGACAAGGACCCGGCCGCGTGGGCGCGGATCGTCACCGGCCGGCGGATCACGGTCTGGAACTCCGTGCCCGCGCTGATGGAGCTGCTGGTCGAACACGCCGAGCGGGAGGGCACGGACCTGACCTCGCTGCGGCTGGTGATGATGTCCGGCGACTGGATCCCGCCGTCGCTGCCCGGCCGGATTCGCGCGCTCGCCCCGGACGCCGAGATCATCAGCCTGGGCGGCGCGACCGAGGGCTCGATCTGGTCGATCTTCCACCCGATCGGCGAGGTCGACCCGGCGTGGCCGTCCATCCCGTACGGCCGGCCGCTGGCCAACCAGCAGTTCCACATCCTCGACCGCGGCATGTGCGACGTGCCGGTGGGCGTGCCCGGCGACCTCTACATCGGCGGTGACGGCGTGGCGGCCGGCTACTGGCGGGATCCGGAACGGACCGCGGCCGCGTTCGTCACCCACCCCCGCACCGGTACCGCGCTCTACCGGACCGGTGACCTCGGCCGGTACCACTCGGACGGTGTGATCGAGTTCCTCGGCCGGGCCGACGCCCAGGTCAAGATCCGCGGCTACCGGATCGAGCTGGGCGAGATCGAGGCGCACCTGATCCGCCACCCCGGCGTCGACGAGTGCGTGGTGACCACGCACGGGACCGGCACCGCCGCGCAGCTCGTCGCCTACGTGGCCGGTGCCGCGGCCGGTGCGGCGCTGCGGTCCCACCTCACCGCGGCGCTGCCGGCCTACATGGTCCCGACCGTGTTCGTGCCGCTGGACCGGCTGCCGCTGACCGCGAACGGCAAGGTCGACCGGGGCCGGCTGCCCGCGCCCTCGGCGCCCGCCGCCGGTGCGGACCGGGCCGCGCCGGAGACCGACTCGGAGCGGCTGATCCACGCGGTGTGGGCGGGGGCGCTGGACCGCGACGACATCGGCATCGACGACGACTTCTTCTCCGCGGGCGGCCACTCACTGATGGCGATCAAGGTGGTGGAGCGGATGCGGCGCGCGGCCGGTGACGACTCCGCGTTCGCCGTGATGGATCTGTTCACCCACCCGACGATCCGCCGGCTCGCGGCCCGGCTCGACAGTGCCACGACGGCCCCGGACGGGCTGCTGCACCGGCTGACGACCGAGCGTTCTACGACGCTCAGCTACATCGCCGTTCCGTTCGGCGGGGGCACCGCGATGGCGTACAAGCCGCTGGCCGACGCGCTGCCGGACACGCACGCGCTGTGGTCCGTCGCGCTACCCCGCACCGGCGAGCCGCTCGAGGAGATCGCCGCCCGCTGCGTGCGGGAGATCCAGGACAGGGTCACCGGCCCGATCGCGCTCTACGGGCACTGCGGGGTCGGCTCCGCGCTCATCGTGGAGATCGCCCGGCTGCTGGAGGCCGCCGGGCGCATACCGGAGGCGGTCTACCTCGGCGCGATCTTCCCGTTCGCCCGGCCGGGCGGCGCGCTGGACCGGTTCGTCAACCCGGACACCGCGCGCAGCGACCGCTCCTACGCGGACGGGCTGACCGGGATCGGCCTCGAGACGAGCGACCTCGACCCGGAGCAGGCCCGGCGGATCGTGCACGACACCCGCCGCGACACCGAGGCCGCGGAGGACTACTACACCCGCCTGTTCGCCGGCCCGGCCGGCCGGCTGCGGGCACCGGTGATCAGCGTGGCCGGGGAGCTCGACTCCGCGTCGGACTTCCACGGCGAGCGGTTCCGCGAGTGGCACCATCTCGCGGACACCACCGCCGTGGTGCTGCTCGACGAGGCCGGCCACTACTTCCAGAAGCACCGCGCGGCCGAACTCGCCGAGATCGTCACGACCGTCCACCCGGCGGTCGCGGCGGGCACGCCGGCCGGCGGGGACGCGTGGCGGCTGCGCGACGTCTCGCACGGGGACGCACCCGACGGGCCGTCCTGGCGCGGATTCCTCGCCGTGACGGCCGCGCAGCTCGTCTCGCTCGGCGGCACGGCCACGGCCATGGTGGCGCTGTCGATCTGGGTCCTGCTGGCCGGCGGCTCGCCCGTGGAGTTCGCGCTGTCGGCCGTGGCCGGGGTGATCCCCGGGCTGCTCGTCGCACCGTGGGCGGGCCGGATGATCGACGGTGCGGACCGCCGGGCGGTGCTGCTCGCCGCCGGTGCCGGTGCGGGCGGGACCGCGCTGCTGCTCGCCCTGACCGAGAACCCGCAGACCTGGCACGCCTATCCGGCGCTCGCACTGCTGTCGGTGGCGCTCACGTTCCAGCGACTCGCCCACGACTCCGCCGTGCCGCAACTCGTCCCCAAGCGCTACCTCGGTCACGCCACCGGGACCGTCCGGCTCGCCATGACCACCGGCCGGCTGATCGTGCCGGTCGCGGCCGTCGCCCTGCTGGCGCTCGCGGGCCTGCCGGCCGTGCTCGCCGTGGCCGTGCTCGGTTCCGCGGTCGCGGTCGTGGTCACGCTCCTGACCCGGTTCCCGAAGACCATGCCAGGATCGACAACCATCACGATCGGGCTCGGGTACGTGTGGGGCGATGCCCGGCTCCGCCGGATGCTGATCTTCCTGGTGGCGCTGCACCTGCTGCTGTCCCCGCTGTTCCTGCTGATCCCGCCGCTGGTCGTCGCGACCGGCGGGCTCACCGGCGCGGCCTGGGTGCTGCTCGGCGCCGCCGCGGGCGGAGTGCTCGGCGGTCTCGTCATCCGGTTCTGGGGCGGCCCGGCCCGGCACCGGATGCGCGCGCTGGTGCTCTGCACGCTGCCACCGGCCGCGTTCGCCCTGCTCATCGGACTGCACCCGAGCCTGGCCACGATCGGCCTCGGCGCGTTCGGAACTGTCCTGGCGCTGACCGTCCTCGACGGCATCCGCGCCGCGGTCGTGGAGGTCAAGGTCCCGGAGCACGTCCACGGCCCGGTGTCCGCACTCCACGCGATCATCACCTGGCCGGCGTACCCGCTGGTCTTCGGTCTGCTGGCCGCCGCCGCTCTCCCGCTGCTCGGCCCGGGACGGGAGATCGGGACGCCCTACCTCCTGCTCGGCCCGGCGATCGCCCTGCTGGCCGCGGTCGCGCTGGCCGTCCGGCTTCCCGGCCTGGTCGACGACAGTCCCGACGCCACCCCCGCCGACCTGGTCGGCCTCCGGGCGCTGGGCCGCACCTCGCCGCACACCGGCACCGCCGACCACGGCTGA
- a CDS encoding beta-ketoacyl synthase N-terminal-like domain-containing protein → MDDDDLQTAVAVIGVAARLPGAADLGEFWAALAAGLDLTTLTGSGRRHGTVSGADLFDAGFFGMSAVEARLLDPQDRVFLECAWEALEHAGYDPGAYPGVVGVYAGGSDTDHLAVLRAHRDRFPEVTREQLRLAAGRDFLTGRVAYRLDLRGPAVTVSTACSTSAVAVHLAGQALLAGECDLALAGGVSLRGAGEDDDGELLSSDGYCRPFDADADGMVDADGAGIVVLKRLSDALADGDHVEAVLLGSALSNDGAGKVGFTAPGVAGQVAAIRGAYQVADVAPATVGYVEAHGTGTPIGDTIEVRALSEAFGPGGRTVLGSVKSNIGHTDAAAGVLGLIKVILSLRHGLIPGTAHFRRANPLLDLGPFTVTGAATPWPPGARPRRAGVNSIGIGGTNAHLVVEEAPVAPASPGDGRPHLLPLSARTPAALAESAARLRDVLARDRPAVGDVAWTLQTGRVAFAHRAFVVGRDLDEVIAGLADLAADSTAEDGRPSEGGFAEPHDLAGTAHERFAREPAFRAVVDECAARTGLDPRQVLSSLATGPDGSDSSLHAIGLLWRAGVPVRWATLHEGRAPRRVALPTYPFQRERYTVDFSPVPETTAPGTAPSTPAELAIAEVWRDVLHLDAVGVDDDFFDLGGHSLHATRVLTRLNSVLGPDAPRLTVMDLFDNATIRELAALVSGAPR, encoded by the coding sequence ATGGACGACGACGACCTGCAGACCGCCGTGGCCGTCATCGGGGTGGCCGCCCGGCTCCCCGGCGCCGCGGACCTCGGCGAGTTCTGGGCCGCGCTCGCCGCGGGCCTCGACCTGACCACGCTCACCGGCTCCGGGCGCCGGCACGGCACGGTGTCCGGCGCCGACCTCTTCGACGCCGGCTTCTTCGGGATGAGCGCCGTCGAGGCGCGGCTGCTCGACCCGCAGGACCGGGTGTTCCTGGAGTGCGCCTGGGAGGCGCTGGAGCACGCCGGGTACGACCCGGGCGCGTACCCGGGCGTCGTCGGCGTCTACGCGGGCGGCAGCGACACCGACCATCTCGCCGTGCTGCGCGCGCACCGGGACCGGTTCCCGGAGGTCACCCGCGAGCAGCTGCGGCTCGCCGCCGGGCGGGACTTCCTGACCGGCCGGGTGGCGTACAGGCTGGACCTGCGCGGCCCGGCCGTCACGGTGAGCACGGCCTGCTCCACCTCGGCCGTCGCGGTGCACCTGGCCGGCCAGGCGCTGCTGGCCGGCGAGTGCGACCTGGCGCTGGCCGGCGGCGTCTCGCTGCGCGGCGCCGGCGAGGACGACGACGGCGAGCTGCTCTCCTCGGACGGGTACTGCCGGCCGTTCGACGCGGACGCGGACGGCATGGTCGACGCGGACGGCGCCGGGATCGTCGTGCTCAAGCGGCTCTCCGACGCGCTCGCGGACGGTGACCACGTCGAGGCGGTGCTGCTCGGGTCCGCGCTGAGCAACGACGGCGCCGGGAAGGTCGGCTTCACCGCGCCGGGCGTGGCCGGGCAGGTGGCCGCGATCCGGGGCGCGTACCAGGTCGCGGACGTCGCACCGGCCACAGTCGGATACGTGGAGGCGCACGGCACCGGCACGCCGATCGGCGACACGATCGAGGTGCGCGCGCTGTCCGAGGCGTTCGGGCCGGGTGGGCGGACCGTGCTCGGCTCGGTCAAGTCGAACATCGGCCACACGGACGCGGCCGCGGGCGTGCTCGGCCTGATCAAGGTGATCCTGTCGCTGCGGCACGGCCTGATCCCGGGTACGGCGCACTTCCGCCGTGCGAACCCGCTGCTCGACCTCGGGCCGTTCACGGTGACCGGCGCGGCGACGCCGTGGCCGCCGGGTGCGCGACCGCGCCGCGCCGGGGTCAACTCGATCGGGATCGGCGGCACTAACGCGCACCTCGTCGTCGAGGAGGCGCCGGTGGCTCCCGCGTCGCCGGGCGACGGGCGGCCGCACCTGCTGCCGCTGTCCGCGCGGACACCGGCGGCGCTAGCGGAGTCGGCGGCGCGGCTGCGGGACGTGCTCGCGCGGGACCGGCCGGCGGTCGGCGACGTGGCGTGGACGCTGCAGACCGGGCGGGTCGCGTTCGCGCACCGGGCGTTCGTGGTCGGCCGCGACCTCGACGAGGTGATCGCGGGCCTGGCGGACCTTGCGGCGGACTCCACCGCGGAGGACGGCCGGCCTTCGGAAGGCGGCTTCGCCGAACCCCACGACCTCGCGGGTACGGCACACGAGCGGTTTGCACGGGAGCCGGCCTTCCGCGCGGTCGTCGACGAGTGCGCGGCCCGGACCGGGCTGGACCCGCGGCAGGTGCTGTCCTCGCTGGCGACCGGCCCCGACGGGTCGGACTCTTCGCTGCACGCCATCGGCCTGCTGTGGCGGGCCGGGGTGCCGGTCCGCTGGGCCACGCTGCACGAGGGCCGCGCGCCACGCCGGGTCGCGCTGCCCACCTACCCGTTCCAGCGTGAGCGCTACACGGTCGACTTCTCTCCGGTGCCGGAGACCACCGCGCCGGGGACCGCGCCGTCCACCCCGGCCGAGCTGGCGATCGCGGAGGTGTGGCGGGACGTGCTGCACCTGGACGCGGTGGGCGTGGACGACGACTTCTTCGACCTCGGCGGCCACTCGCTGCACGCAACCCGCGTGCTGACCCGGCTCAACTCGGTGCTCGGCCCGGACGCACCCCGTCTCACGGTCATGGATCTCTTCGACAACGCCACGATCCGCGAGCTCGCCGCGCTGGTGAGCGGCGCGCCCCGATGA
- a CDS encoding methyltransferase: MTTATPADAATVMDLITGGWVAQTVRAFAELNVADHVAAGAGTADEVAAREGSDPRATYRLMRAAASLGLLGYLGERRFTLNGRGAALRSGVPGSMRSLALIQNSGAHWRTWALFPEAVRSGGSQARKALGADLFDYFALPGNAAEAALFARAMGDLSGLVTQGAVATVDTTGVTSAVDVGGADGDLVLGLMAGNAGLRGAVLELPHAVEGARRRAAELGIPDGRFTAVPGDFFEAVPAADLYLLKMIMHDWDDEQCVAILRNCRASAAEGARALVIEMVVGELGAPDFATRVDMNMLNITQGMERDLDEYDTLFAASGWRRTAVLPVGGGYSALELIAI; encoded by the coding sequence ATGACCACTGCAACGCCCGCGGACGCCGCCACCGTCATGGATCTGATCACCGGTGGCTGGGTGGCCCAGACGGTACGCGCTTTCGCCGAGCTGAACGTCGCCGACCACGTCGCCGCGGGCGCCGGGACCGCGGACGAGGTGGCCGCGCGGGAGGGCAGCGACCCGCGCGCCACCTACCGGCTGATGCGGGCCGCGGCGTCGCTCGGCCTGCTCGGCTACCTCGGCGAACGGCGATTCACCCTGAACGGCCGGGGCGCGGCACTGCGGTCCGGCGTACCCGGGTCGATGCGGTCCCTGGCTCTCATCCAGAACTCCGGCGCGCACTGGCGGACCTGGGCGCTGTTCCCCGAGGCGGTCCGCAGCGGCGGCAGCCAGGCCCGCAAGGCGCTCGGCGCCGACCTCTTCGACTACTTCGCGCTGCCCGGGAACGCCGCGGAGGCCGCGCTCTTCGCCCGCGCCATGGGCGACCTGTCCGGGCTGGTCACGCAGGGTGCGGTCGCGACCGTCGACACCACCGGCGTGACGTCCGCCGTCGACGTCGGCGGCGCGGACGGTGACCTCGTCCTCGGCCTGATGGCCGGCAACGCCGGGCTGCGCGGCGCGGTGCTGGAGCTGCCGCACGCGGTCGAGGGCGCGCGGCGCCGCGCGGCCGAGCTGGGCATCCCGGACGGGCGCTTCACCGCCGTGCCGGGTGACTTCTTCGAGGCGGTGCCGGCGGCGGACCTCTACCTCCTGAAGATGATCATGCACGACTGGGACGACGAGCAGTGCGTGGCGATCCTGCGCAACTGCCGGGCCTCCGCGGCCGAGGGAGCGCGGGCACTCGTGATCGAGATGGTCGTCGGCGAACTCGGCGCACCGGACTTCGCCACCCGCGTCGACATGAACATGCTCAACATCACCCAGGGCATGGAACGCGACCTCGACGAGTACGACACGCTGTTCGCCGCCTCCGGCTGGCGCCGCACCGCCGTGCTCCCGGTCGGCGGCGGCTACTCGGCGCTGGAGCTGATCGCGATCTGA
- a CDS encoding helix-turn-helix transcriptional regulator, with the protein MSQDKRTYAVDVTVPGGRRDAMDLLRHDWAAQVGDAIPIPPSQPVGDDAYRIRIRHVKLAGVVVEDIYSETILGGTGGTFNHLNDRLVLHMVHRGRWFFARANGRGETAHAPAGRFVARYNDPSWNFGIAARTSSRVLILPATGLRPLIGDDAVAGPIAAGPVRLLNAYVDAARQVLDDLPGEGVTAARDALVELVRGTLTGRPDPDEPLLTPALAAAARAVAEDLLAEPGLNPALIARQLHVSPRTLHRAFADGEPLMAYVRRRRVERALADLVTFGATLTVTEAGVRWGFTDGSHFVRACRALHGKPPRRYLREG; encoded by the coding sequence ATGAGCCAGGACAAACGGACGTACGCGGTGGACGTCACGGTCCCGGGCGGCCGGCGTGACGCCATGGACCTGCTCCGGCACGACTGGGCGGCGCAGGTCGGCGACGCGATCCCGATCCCGCCGTCGCAGCCGGTGGGCGACGACGCGTACCGCATCCGCATCCGGCACGTGAAACTGGCCGGTGTCGTCGTGGAGGACATCTACAGCGAGACGATCCTCGGCGGGACCGGCGGCACGTTCAACCACCTCAACGACCGGCTGGTGCTGCACATGGTGCACCGCGGGCGCTGGTTCTTCGCCCGCGCGAACGGCCGCGGCGAGACCGCCCACGCGCCGGCCGGGCGGTTCGTCGCCCGGTACAACGACCCGTCGTGGAACTTCGGGATAGCCGCCCGCACCTCGTCTAGGGTGCTGATCCTGCCGGCCACCGGCCTCCGCCCGCTGATCGGCGACGACGCCGTCGCCGGCCCGATCGCCGCCGGCCCGGTGCGGCTGCTCAACGCGTACGTCGACGCGGCCCGGCAGGTCCTGGACGACCTGCCCGGCGAGGGCGTGACCGCCGCTCGCGACGCGCTGGTCGAACTGGTCCGCGGCACGCTCACCGGCCGCCCGGACCCGGACGAGCCGCTGCTCACGCCGGCGCTGGCCGCGGCCGCCCGCGCGGTCGCGGAGGACCTGCTGGCCGAGCCCGGCCTGAACCCCGCGCTCATCGCCCGGCAGCTGCACGTCTCGCCACGCACGCTGCACCGGGCGTTCGCGGACGGCGAGCCCCTGATGGCGTACGTGCGGCGCCGCCGGGTCGAGCGCGCCCTGGCCGACCTCGTCACCTTCGGCGCGACGCTCACCGTCACCGAGGCCGGGGTGCGCTGGGGTTTCACCGACGGCAGCCACTTCGTTCGCGCCTGCCGAGCGCTCCACGGCAAACCACCCCGCCGCTACCTGCGCGAGGGCTGA
- a CDS encoding phosphopantetheine-binding protein, which yields MTTDTATVVAKVWCELFGVPDVGADDDFYALGGHSMIAVQMASRLRAELGLRVPVRTILENPTVGGLSRLLDEARG from the coding sequence ATGACGACGGACACGGCCACGGTGGTCGCCAAGGTCTGGTGCGAGCTGTTCGGGGTGCCGGACGTCGGCGCCGACGACGACTTCTACGCGCTCGGCGGGCACTCGATGATCGCGGTCCAGATGGCGTCCCGGTTGCGGGCCGAGCTGGGCCTGCGGGTGCCGGTGCGCACGATCCTGGAGAACCCGACGGTCGGCGGCCTCTCCCGGCTGCTGGACGAGGCCCGCGGCTGA
- a CDS encoding helix-turn-helix domain-containing protein yields the protein MTGRRTDANSQQAGPRACTQGTRGARRVGTGATAVRRLVAARDALAGDRLTISEAAARWQFSDASHFTRQFRHRYGTTPREFARQRRP from the coding sequence CTGACAGGCAGGAGAACTGATGCGAACTCACAGCAGGCTGGGCCCCGGGCGTGCACGCAGGGCACTCGTGGTGCTCGTCGGGTTGGTACTGGCGCGACCGCGGTACGGCGGCTGGTCGCGGCACGGGACGCTTTGGCCGGCGACCGGCTCACCATCTCGGAGGCCGCCGCCCGCTGGCAGTTCTCCGACGCCAGCCACTTCACCCGCCAGTTCCGCCACCGGTACGGCACCACCCCGCGCGAGTTCGCCCGGCAGCGCCGGCCCTGA